One genomic window of Thermus thermamylovorans includes the following:
- the soxX gene encoding sulfur oxidation c-type cytochrome SoxX, whose amino-acid sequence RLMGDWRKGEEIFTDPRRGNCYACHSGDPQEVAYGTVGPDLRGYGVRGTDEAVQRFVYEVVYNAWAYFPCSLMYRGGVNGYFTPEEAAHIVAFLLHPDSPVNRDLRR is encoded by the coding sequence CGCCTCATGGGGGACTGGCGCAAAGGGGAGGAGATCTTCACCGACCCCCGGCGGGGCAACTGCTACGCCTGCCACTCCGGCGACCCCCAGGAGGTGGCCTACGGCACCGTGGGGCCGGACCTGCGGGGCTACGGGGTGCGGGGCACCGACGAGGCGGTGCAGCGCTTCGTCTACGAGGTGGTCTACAACGCCTGGGCCTACTTCCCCTGCTCCCTCATGTACCGGGGCGGGGTGAACGGCTACTTCACCCCGGAGGAGGCGGCCCACATCGTGGCCTTCCTCCTCCACCCCGACTCCCCGGTGAACCGGGACCTGAGGAGGTGA